In Populus alba chromosome 1, ASM523922v2, whole genome shotgun sequence, a single window of DNA contains:
- the LOC118039206 gene encoding bZIP transcription factor 16 isoform X2, with protein sequence MWGVQHIMPPYGTPPHPYVAMYPHGVYAHPSIPPGSYPFSPFAMPSPNGIAEVSGNTPGSMEADGRPSDAKEKLPIKRSKGSLGSLNMITGKNNEHGKTTGVSANGAYSKSAESGSEGSSEGSDANSQSDSQMKSGGRQDSLEDSSQNGGSTHGAQNGGEGASNMIMNQTMAVMPISAASAPGAIPGPTTNLNIGMDYWGAPASSTVPAIRGKVPSTPVAGGIVSTGSRDGVQSQIWLQDERELKRQRRKQSNRESARRSRLRKQAECDELAQRAEALKEENANLRSEVNQIKSEYEQLLAENASLKERLGEVSGQEDFRAGRNDQHMSNDTQQTGQT encoded by the exons CACATCATGCCTCCCTATGGTACCCCACCACATCCATATGTTGCAATGTATCCGCATGGTGTGTATGCTCATCCATCCATTCCTCCG GGTTCTTATCCTTTTAGTCCTTTTGCAATGCCTTCTCCAAATGGTATTGCTGAGGTTTCT GGAAACACTCCTGGCAGCATGGAAGCAGATGGTAGGCCATCTGATGCTAAGGAAAAACTGCCTATTAAAAGATCGAAAGGAAGTTTGGGCAGTTTAAACATGATCACTGGGAAGAACAATGAGCATGGTAAAACAACAGGAGTGTCCGCCAACGGAGCTTATTCTAAGAG TGCTGAGAGTGGTAGTGAAGGCTCAAGTGAAGGAAGTGATGCAAATTCTCAGAGT GACTCACAAATGAAGTCAGGTGGCAGGCAAGATTCTCTGGAag ACTCGTCTCAGAATGGTGGTTCAACACATGGTGCTCAGAATGGAGGAGAGGGTGCATCTAATATGATCATGAATCAAACGATGGCTGTCATGCCAATATCTGCTGCCAGCGCTCCAGGAGCTATACCTGGCCCCACAACCAACTTAAATATTGGAATGGACTACTGGGGAGCCCCTGCTTCATCTACTGTTCCTGCAATTCGTGGGAAAGTTCCTTCTACTCCAGTTGCTGGAGGGATAGTTTCTACTGGATCACGGGATGGTGTTCAATCACAGATTTGGTTACAG GATGAAAGAGAGCTGAAGAGACAGAGAAGGAAGCAGTCAAACAGAGAATCCGCTCGCCGGTCCAGGTTGCGTAAACAG GCTGAATGTGATGAACTGGCCCAACGTGCTGAAGccttaaaagaagaaaatgccAATCTTAGATCAGAAGTAAACCAAATCAAGAGCGAGTATGAGCAACTTCTTGCAGAGAACGCCTCTCTCAAG GAGAGGCTCGGGGAAGTTTCTGGACAGGAAGATTTTAGGGCTGGCAGGAATGACCAACATATGAGCAATGATACACAACAGACTGGACAAACATAG